The DNA sequence cccagtcccagtggtgctccaagctcctcaccatgCTGCCTCAGTACTAATTGTaagcagaaggacccagtcccagtgtaaaagctaggttggagcagggcaCTCCACAGAAGTGCCTGACCACGCCAcagtgaggaaggatctatacctctactaagactaagtatcttaatagaaaatttggccctcgacttagcctatattttagatttcggccccttatgcgattgagtttgacactcctggtTTAGATTGAAACATaacaacatgatggcagataaaggccaaatggcctatccactatctcctcctctccctaaaagatcccatatgcctgtcccatgctttctggaATTCAACACAAtcattgtctccaccacctctaccaggagcctgttccacatatctaccacactttctgtaaaaaaaaaagtatcttcttaagattactcctgagcctatcacctcttaacttcatcctatgccctctcattccggagcttcctttcaaatgagactcgcctcatgcgcatttatgtcatatagggggtcttttactaaggcgtgttagcCGATtttcgtccatagaatataatgggcacattagcatttagcgcacgctaaatcggctagcgccttAGTATAAGACTCccccataggtatttaaacatctatatctcccctctcctgctcactcaagggactgtctcctttgtgactgtaCAAAGCTGTGTGTGTCTGCTAGCGATCTAGAAATTAatagtggtatataaacttaaggattagattagattagattagtagttGTATTTGAAGATTGGGTGGGGGGCAGAGGACAAATTAGTAGAAGACTATGAACaggacaggcaaaaaaaaaaaaaaaaaggattctcAAATCCATTTACCGTAGTCTGGGagggcaaatagatctcatgcatattcattaagaaattcctgaaaccccaactgggTTACAACCCTTGAGCAATAAAGCTGTCCACCTCTGATCTAGCCTGTCCAGACCTAATAAAATCAAGCAATGAATAACATTACTTCTAGCAAAATTCTGTGCAATACAGAATTTGCGCATAATTCCATAGGCATGCATGAATTATTGTGATCTACACAGAATCAGCATTCCCTGTGTGGCCCAAGACATCGGCACTCCCCTTTGTGCAGCCCAAATCACTACCGGCACATTTTCGGACAGCTGGCATGAGCTCTACAGGACTCCCTCTACTGCGTTCCCACCCTTGAGGTCATTCCTCTTTCTTCACATATGGTACTGTGATAAGAGGAAAACCTGCAGAGCCGGCAGCTGGTTCTCAATAATTGGAATCAGCGTTGCTGAGGTACAATGGGGAAAGAATGAGAAGTGCTGGCTGGGAAGAATAGTGGACAGGGGCGAGAGAAATGCAGGCTGGGAAGAATAGGGGACAGGGGCGAGAGAAATGCAGGCTGGGAAGGATAGGGAACAGAGGCGAGAGAAATGCAGGCTGGAAAGGATAGGGGACAGGGGCGAGAGAAATGCCAACTCAGGAGGGGGACAGGTATCtgtgaattgttttttttttgtgggggagggggggttgttcaCAATGTAGCCTGGGCTTCATTTGTATAATTGCAGTCTCCAACTCCTGAGATGCAGAGTTTTTCACCATTCAATTTGATATCTTCTACTAGAAGAAAGTCAGTaaacgaaaaaaaaaatttgaaggcTCATTGTTTTCTCTATTATAATTTAGTGAAAATAATAAATTGTACTAAAATcctggataataattagcaaaactTATTTAAGTATTGTCAAATAAGCTTCCAGAATTTACAAGTTTTGTGTGCAGCATTTCGCCAAGAGTAGGTATCACCAACAGCATTCTCCAGATCAGCACCAGGGCTGGCCCAATCCTTAGGCAATATACGGTAGTTATAGCTTCTTAAAAGGCAACAAAGAGTAGTACCACAGACAAAGCAAAGTAACAGCCACACAAACTCAGTAATCAGCATGTACTTCAAGCTACATTTTACTGGATTTTTGCATGATGGTCATGAATGACTCTTAAGTAGCCTAATGTATTATaagagggaaaagggggcaatcAGTGAAGGCACCCCTGGAAAGGAAGTGATGAAATATCAGCCTACATCATGAATTAAGTTTCTCTTTAAATTACTTAAGAATCAAGTTGTGGAACCTTTCTTTTATGAAACAAAAGTGGGTTTGAATGAACTGTGTAATTTGTATTAAAACACTTTATTGATCTCTTTTTATATCTTTGAAGTCGAGGCAATTAAAAGCTAAAAAACCAGATAGGTAAGGTATAATGTTTGCGGATAAACCCTATAGTGTGCTCAAGGGGACACTTGCATAGTGGATAGACCCTGGTGAACTCgctatttttttactttaagACTGAGAAGACCTCTCGGTGGTAGTAATGAATTGCTACTCTTTATTGAGTAAATGTTGCCAGGAAGTAAATGTTGCCAGGAAGGCTCAGGGTGCAAAGAAGGAGATTTAAGGGCTGGGTTTTTTTGCATCACTATGATCGATACCCACCACCCCTGCGCTATACCTTGCAGCACACTTGTAATATAATATAGCAAGAGATCGGAAGAAATCAACCAGGGTTGGGCTTCCTTGGTCAGAATATCTACAGTGAATATGCACAATTATTCCCAAGCAACAGACGCAGTACAAGCAAATCAATTCACGCTTATTCATTGTgggaaatgttggaaaatccgACTAGGCTGCCCATTCTTGAGATAAACCAACCGTAAAAAGGAACAAGCTGGGCAAACACATCCCTACGCCTAGGCCAAGTCAGACTTATCCTAGACCTCCTCCCACCTCGGACGGACACCGGCCCTGCTCTCTTCTTCCACTGCCGCCGCCTTGTTCAGACTTTTCGGCCGTAAATatttcgcccctcccccccatatttACACAGCCCGATAGTTGAAGCATCCGCCTCACCACTCCCCCCTCATCTGAAACGCTTTGCCCGCTGATGCCGCAGATTGCCCTCAGATTGAGCGAGCGGCACCCGACGCCATAGTTTACTCACCTCAGGCCGCgcaggaaagagaaagggcaCGGCATGCTGGGAACGGGATCTGCCACCAGCGGCTCTCGTGAGAACGCGcgcgcccctcccccctcctggcACGCGATTGGTTCTCGTTCCGGAAGACAGACTTCTAGAGCCTGCGCAGAAGCGGCTGGCCGACCAACGTAGGAAGTTATTGGGAGACAGGCTAAAAACGCAGTAGAGAGGTGAGTTTTGGTGGGGCTGTTACGGCCTGGCGCTTCCTCAGAAGAACAAACGCTAAGCACGACTCCTGTCTGGTTGCTCGTCCTGTCCCGAACAGCTGAGCGGCGGGactccccgaggccaccggcggcTTCCTCTGCCAGCTCAGCCACTGTCAGCTGAGCCGGTCGATGCCTCGCAGCCCAGcggcttcggggagtcctgcctcTCAGTTATTCGGGGCAGGAAGAGCAGTTTTGGCATGTCGGGACCTACCCCGTGACCCctcatatatatatttaaaaaaatgataggAGAAATActcgctccctcctgccagagggcAGTCTGGCCCCCATTACACCCCCCAACACCCTCTGAAGCGCCCTCACATGCTCTGAGGCGCCTCaacacccaccccccttccaaaGAATTTtcagcaggaagaatgcccattccctcctgtctCTGGGGCCACCTCCTCAAAATgggatcctgggatgcactgggcaggacctaaggccctgattggctcaggcctcTGAGACCCTTCTCCTGGGGTATTTTTGTGGCAGGGGGGATATCACTGCCACTCAgttgattgcagcagggagattcccttgctgcgatcagctcagcagcaatgtgattctctagctggcgcctgtgacatgggtggTTAGGCGATTCTGTCTAGGACATTGGTGTGAAGTTCTCAGCCGgacgcaattctgtataggacgctggtgtGTGATTCTCGGCTGCTTGTTAGGTGGCTGCAGAAACTGGTGTGCTATACAGAATTTCTCCCTAATTGTTTAGTGAACAGAAATACtgatgcactaactgatttgcACAGACATGCCCACAGCggcaaaaaataattttatttttgaagtgtgaGTAGCACATGGCAAAATTTAACATAAAATGCCCCAGTACACACTGTGGTACACCATTTATTCTTCTAAACACACATTAGTGTTtattgtagcttagtaaaaggaccttatAGTGAAAAGAGGTGTTTGGGAGATGGAATTGGAGTttatatttgaattttcaaaaatacgtatgtgcattttttttcctctgaAAATCTACCTGCACAAATTAACAGTAGATGTTTCTAAGTAGCTGTAGTGAGAATTTCAAACTTGAAATTGTGCACAAACTTTCAAAGTTTGCAGGGAAAATGTACTTCCGACCTTTGTACCAATGTTGGTGGTTTTCTACTATAAGAACATCTGCTGTACTACATTGAACCAAATACTATCTCTTGTATTTTGAATGCATTTTATCTTCTTACAAACGTAGGCTTAATCACTTCTAGTCCTGTCATCATGGTGTGCATTCCTTGTATCGTGATTCCAGTTGTGCTTTGGGTCTATAAGAAATTCCTGGAGCCATATCTCTACCCATTCATTGCTCCAATAATCAACTACATTTGGCCCAAGAAAGCTGTTGAAAATGTTCAGCAGACTCGCAACCAAGACAAAAGGGACTGCAATGGAATTTACAAGGTACAGATGTTTTTATCTGGATGGAcataaaggcccagattctgtaaactgcatcctgtttgtaggcgtcctacagctgtctaaccagccaatcaggacgcatgtttttgttgttttttttatttttaaaaaagctccccaggcaagcagcctatattgaaggtgtttccgggagcctagggaggcccgcaaaacCACCTAAGGCTTTGTGTAgtcttaggtgaacctaggcggccctacacatCTCCCTAAGTCAACGGGAGatgcgtacaatgtaggccagcaaaatgctggcctacattgtaagtaagaaactattgaaaaccattTGCACAATATCAAAAATGGACTTTACTTCTATATTCCAACTTATTagttaaatttactacttaagtAATTGGATTTAATAGTATGACTGTTGACTTTTAATCACATTACATTAATTAACTTCTAATGGGGACAAGCCTCAAACTTAGGAGAACATGTTTCCCAAAATGGGATTACTTAAAGAGAGAAACACATTGCTCTCTTTtctccttataacatcaccggctattaccccacctccctaccaatatagataaattaactattttattctaattctctattttttttaaatacattacattaatttttATAAATCAAAAATTCTAAATACTATGTCTCCTCTGTTATTAATTTGAATCCTTAAAAACTTATTAAATTTAAACTACAAAAACTATTTTGGTGTGGGATATATATTACTTGAAATAGATCAgcatgccatttttgaaactcagGACCAACTCATATCAAACTATATATATTACCTAATCAAATTCAATCAAGATATCTCATCTCAAATTCTTATTCAATTCATTAAATCAATGACTTTCCTATCAAAGATTTAAACATTTCTTCAATCGTTTATTTGAAAAAAGTTTATTAGCAAAAATTGAGTTAATTTAGAAAATAGTTCAAATGAAAAGAAGGAAGTTCATTTGCAAGAATAAAGTTCATTTAAAAATTCATATAAAGAGAGGGAAATTCATTGTAGCTTATAACATCAATGACATTCCTATCAGTGTTTTAAACATTTCTTCAATCATTCACTTGAAAAAGTTCATTAGCAAAAAATGAGTTCATTTGAAAAATAGTTCATATGAAAAAAGGAAGATCATTTACAAAAATGGAATTCATTTAAAAATAGTTCATATGAAAAAAGGAAATTCATTGTAGCTTTTGACTTCTGACTTTCCATTTAATATAATAAAGTAGTATAGTGAgggtggagagggtgaacaatctgtctttttaCAGATATTTAGCTCTTTAACTCGAGTAGTCCATTGTCAGCATCATTGCTTCTAACTTATATCCGACCATGCCTTAGTTTTGCGGGGTAAACTCGGCACCCCCGCTGCTTCAGGGAAATGGCTGAGCAATGCTGAAATAAAAGCATGAGTTAAAttctattaaaaacaaagaaacctTGATCAAGCATTCACTATACACATTTACCTTAGTCTCTCttcattgtaagtagacacggccactacacttatcgcggcaagggatctcactgctgtgataagtatagcggctatGCCCACCAGTCCCCCTAACCCCCcaaacgatcgcagcaggagggagcccaacccctcttgcccgAAGACTGCCTGCACCCATGtggattgcagcaggagggagcccaacccctcctgcccaaagacctgaccccccaccttgaagatcactggcaggagggtgcccaatccctcctgccggacctccccaatgaaaccccccacccctccctgaagattgccagcaggagggtgctcaatccctcctgccaactcctcccccccatgaaacccccacccctccctgaagattgccagcaggagggtgctcaatccctcttgCCAGACACCCCCCCAATGAAAACCCCTCCTTCCCAAAGAATGGCTGCAGAtgggtacccaatccctcctgccagacccccccaacgaaccccctCCTCCCCGAACCTGTGGGATGGGCCAGagaggggcaggcccacctcatttcaacAAAG is a window from the Geotrypetes seraphini chromosome 1, aGeoSer1.1, whole genome shotgun sequence genome containing:
- the C1H18orf32 gene encoding UPF0729 protein C18orf32 homolog, which gives rise to MVCIPCIVIPVVLWVYKKFLEPYLYPFIAPIINYIWPKKAVENVQQTRNQDKRDCNGIYKPETIGTTFGRTTNGPIEVADKKTD